The Aedes aegypti strain LVP_AGWG chromosome 1, AaegL5.0 Primary Assembly, whole genome shotgun sequence sequence ggtagcgttcgggtgagtgagtgaattttcccatgcttgggtgtatggcgcagacgcatgaatcacgagttatatcaAATGTACAAAGAttcgaatattatcaagcgtgtaaaatacggcggACTTCAGTgcgctggtcacttagtgcgaatgtcggaagaaagaattgcgaaaataatattcagcagggaaccatgTAAAGGTTGGCGGcctcggggaagaccacgaatacactggctgtacgcagtggaagaggacctggcgaccctaaacgttcggggcaactggagaagttttgcccaagaccgacgaagatggagctctacaatatacccggcaatggcgtgacgctacgttGTAGCCATCAAGTCTAGGTAAGGTGGGTAGGtatctgacgtggcaggcgccattgttgcctaaaaatagaagaaacATCAGCAAGGGTGGCCGATCAAGTTCAAGGTAATGGTCAAGTTAGataattaaacagctcgtcggtattaatattttttttttaattccaaacaAGTTGAAGATATTACATTAACATTGAATTGTCAATAATTACTTTGCGAACTGTTGAAACGAATTTTAttgtttcaaatgaaaaaatatacacaaagCTTGTGCTGTTTGGGAACACCTGCTACTGCAAAGTTCAATCCTTTATCGAAAACCCGGGTGGACTTGGAGACGTTTCTTCTGCGTACTGTACTGCTGGTCAACTGGGAACTATGTGGGGTCATGGTGTGGACAAGAAGACACACAGctcatcaattattcataagcATATAGATCATGAATATATGATGTTTGAGGCTGAGACATAGGGTTATAATTTCAGATGGAATTCGTTCCAAGAATATACACTGGCTCAGTGCTCGCCGGTAGGGCCGATGTGACAAGTAGTCCACTAACTGACGTCTTCCCACTAACTGTACGATTGTGACCCGGCCCATAAGACATCCAAGCGACTAATTGAACTCGTAAATGGTGTGCTGCCAGGTTCCGGTTTGCTTGGGGTGAGAATTTTCTGTCTGATTTGCCGGATGTCGGATGCGGCTTGATTATGATAAATCGACAGATTTCTATTTCACCATGCTTGAGTACGGAGACGAAGATTTGCTTGACAGTTATGTGGGATACCTTCAATCAGTTTTTCTACCCTTcggaattaaaataaatatctatTTTACATGACTTGGGAATCATCaatcaaataatgtttttgttcagttccaacctaggttcgcACTAGTTCCAACCTAACTgctgtcaaaacgtttttttattcgCTCAGGTTGGACCTAGTTCACCAATACAACTGCATTCGAACTGTCAAGATTGGAACAACAACATCAGTTTTCGGTGCAAACCAAAATACAATCCATAATGCAAAATATTGCACTTGCGGTTACGCTAGCTGCTTCTGCAGTCGAATTATTAGAATCAGAATCTGAATCAGATTCTGactcggattttgaaaatttgttcttatcaGTTATTTCGGAAAAAACGAGGATTAAACGGAAACGTGTGGGTAATTTTGTGAACGACGTGGTGGAGAAGTACACGGATGAAGAGGTAGTATAtgcatttatttattcatataaTTTAAGTACAAATATCATTTTCATTCTAGTTTAGACGAAACTTCCGGCTGAAAAAAGCAACAGCTGAAATGATTCTGGAGAGATTTGCGCAATCTGGATTTTACCATTCAAACACTGGTAGAGGACGTAGGAATGTTCCTGCAAAGGAGCAGATGTATGCTTTCATATGGTGAGCATGTCAACCGAAAAGTATTTGATTATCAAGATCAAAAGAGCGAAAAGAGCAGCTTATAGATATATAATTATATCAAGAGTgttctagaataagggcgtataTAATATTGAATTTTGTTCTTGATCTTGCCATGACAGCTTGACACACGTGGGTTTATTCTCCAACTCAGATGAGGTAAggcgagtcgaatgaggtgaaaTTTGAATTAACATTTGGACTTATACTACGAGAGGCGTAAAGTGAGAgatgtcggtctcgtatagtgTGGTTACATGACACGACTCGAATGTAGTGACTCGTCATATAAATCAAATCAGGTCTCACTTCATTCGAGTCGAGTATTGTCACCTCGCTGTATGAGACCTGAATTTCACCTCATGCCACTCGTAGATTAAGCCcaattagtcgtctcacgtcactcgagaTGTGAGTGACTTGCCTTGACTCATCCGACTTGCAGAATAATCCTGACCATCTTATCTTTATTCACAATTGATACACATATATGTATTATTTCAGGTTTAGTgcaaacaaaaattcgtatcGAGAAATCAGTAACCTGTTCAATTTGTCAGAATCGTCTTTTTATAAATCCCTCAATTATGTTCTGGATTTCTTTTACGATTTGTCAAAATCTGTAATACGATTCCCGGAATCAGAACatgaaaaagaaaaaatcgCATCTGATTTCCGAGGTGTAAGTATGATATAAGATAAACTTTATGTAACTGGCTAATAttgttttataaaattctgCAGATTGCTGGGTTTCCTAACGTAATCGGATGTATTGACGGCAGTTACATCTATATTAGAAAGCCCGCTAATAAAATACGTTCGACGTATGTTAATCGCCACGATTTGCTCTCAATGACGCTTCAGGGAATATGTGACGTGAACAGAAGATTTTTAGATGTCTGTGTTGGCTCTCCCAGCAGAATACATGATTCAAGGGTTTTTTCTCTGTCACCAATCAGCGAGGAGATATCTGGGATTTGTCATGGTAAATATCATCTTCTTGGTGATGCTGCTTATCCGTTGCGCGAATATTTACTTACACCATTCAAAGATTATGGTAACCTATCGCACAAGGAAAGAAACTATAATCTAAAACATAGCCAAACACGTGTGAAAATAGAAAACAGTTTCTCAGTTTTTAAAAGGAAGATTTCGTCAGCTAACAAGGTTAGACTTTTTCCATgttgagagaatgtgcaagtttgTTATAGCATGCTGTACACTTCACAATATTTGCATTGAACACAATGACATATATGACGATGAAGAAGATGATGATACCAGAATGGTTAATGATGTCCAAGCGTCTTTGGTTGGTACAACCGGGACCCAAAACACACGAAATGCTGCTTTGCGTCGATTGGGGGAAATTAAAAGAAATGAAATAGCAGAAGGTTTATTACAATAGAAGATCAATATATTCTTTTCATCAAACGATAGTAATCCATTGTCCAACATATTTGAACTAAGAAGATCAGAGATCCGAACATACCCGCTTTTAATATAATTTCGTTTCACCTACTACTTAACCTACTCAAAAAATATCTCATGTCTGTtgcgaaaacaaaaataaatatcaatCAAATCAAGGTTTTTGTTGGCCACAACGCCAACAATGAAAACTTCCGAAGGACCAGTAGGCTGGCTGCCAACGATGACGCAATGTTCACAGAATCCACTCGGCAAATCCCTTTCACTGAATGGTACGTGTTTATTCTGGTTTTATTATCGATTTCGCTTGTCCATAATTTTCGTTCAGTACGTTTTTACCAAAACTCAAGCAATGATTTCTTTAAAGATGTATCCACTTATTCCTTAGGATTTCATACAGAATTGTCGttcagtttttcaatgattcaaaccaagaatttatctaaggatgcatttaaagttactccaaagatttctcctgactcagaaattcttcctaaaaacttttccaagaaaGTTTCCCTAAGAAGCTACCTAGAATATTTGCCAGGAAATTATCAAGGACATTATTAAGACattattgaagaaatcctttaaaACTCCTGAAAGTATCGCTATAATGAGTCCTGTaataatatctgatgaaagtGCTGTAGAAATTCATGATAAAGATCATGATCAATgcgaaaatctctgaaaaacttcctaATTTCAGAGGAAGTCTTGGAGATTTTTGTAGATTAATTTGTAAgacaatgaatgaaaaaaataatcaatggaatccctggataaaatTCTGCTATATTTTCAGTTGGCATTCTTTGAAAACATTGAACGGATTCTTTGAAGGATGACAGATGGATCAACTAGGTCCGTGTTCTCAAagaaagcaaagaaaaaaatgtccctCAAGGATTTTGTGTAAAAAATATCGtaaaaattgctgtagtatttgctAGTGTGAAACCTCAAATAAAgaattttacttgaaaatttcCCCAAGAACATTATCGGAAGATCTAAAGGACTAATTAGTGGATGAAAAGTTGTagaaatttctagataaatttctggatgaacaAAATGATTGGTCAAATTTATTAAGTTCCTCTATAAAAGAAAGTTCTAAATTGATTTCTTGTAAGAATTCTGGAGCCTTTTTTTGGTAAACTGTTGATGAATTTATATGGAAATGGATAGagatataattgaaaaattggtgtaggaacttcttgaaaaaattaTTGTAATGTTTCATGGAAAACTCTTtaacaaatgcaattaaaaACTTTGGAGTTGGAGATTTTCCTGTATGAGTCTCTGGAGGATCTGCTACAGTGACTAGTGGAAAATCAACGGAAAACTTGAATTGATAGAAAAATGTTTAAAGGAAATCCAGGAAgagaattttggatttttttagggTATTCCCTAGGTAAATATTTCTCAATCAGAACTCACTGAAAGCAGAAGGAAAATAGTGAATCGAAACTACACTCCTTGGATCAATGCGCGTAAATGCttggttttgagttgagttgcAACTTTGAGGCTACGAACGTGCGTGAGTGAGTTGAATTAGGCTTAACAAGGACTTGCAAACCTTTATAAATGCCGATTAGCTATTTTCTACATTTATTCATAAATCGAACACAGAAGTCTAAAAAatgaatcaatatttttcattctACAAGTGGCGTGAGGTAAGCGATCTCGATTTTGTATAGCGTCCTTATTCAAGTCGAGTTTCGTCATTTCGCTATACGAAACCGAGATATTTTACCTCAATTCACTTGCAGAAAACCCAATTATTGCTTTTGAGAATGAAAGAGAAGGGTATCCTTAGGGTTCATTCTTAAATTTCATAACGGCAAGCATGACCTTTTTCAACACCCTCCCACCCCCTCgaaacgcattttgtatgaatatatttcatgagctgtaacattttcaGGAAACCCAACAACCCTCTTTAGTGTAATGAAATCTGTGTATGGGCCCTTATAAGTTTGTTCGGAGAGAAAAATCATAGCAAGAACTGATAATGAGATTATGTATTTTTATTGCGAGTGAGTCTTTCTGTTTGTGATGGAATTTTCTTTACTAGTTCCTCCAGTATATTATTTAAACGATCCAGTTTCTCCATTTTTTCCTTGTGCTGCCTTGCTCTTTCAGCTCTTCTGTCTTCTTTTCTGTCACATTCAGCTCTATACTCCTCCATTATTTGGATAGTTACATCAGTATGCTTATTCGCTTTTTTCTTCGCTGGTGTAGGTGTTGCTGTTTCAGAATCCGATGCAATATCCTCGCTAGCCGACATAGCAGGTTCCGAAATTGCTGGCCTTTTTCGTCTTATAAAGGTTGGTGTCATAATTACTTCCGGTTCAATGGAGTCGTCAATTGCTGCGATTTGTCGCATTTCATTGTCATATGGCGAGGTTAAAATTGTCGATCCAGACGTGCGATTATTTTTCactatgtttttatttttcttcgacACGTTTTTTAAATCTGTTTTCCACTTGCAAGGCGGAAAAACGGACACCAAGATTCTCAAATATCTCTTGGGAAATGTTTTCCCACATCtcctttttatttttgaatttcttcagaggGCCAACTTTATCAATATGTAGGATGTATT is a genomic window containing:
- the LOC110677160 gene encoding putative nuclease HARBI1; the protein is MQNIALAVTLAASAVELLESESESDSDSDFENLFLSVISEKTRIKRKRVGNFVNDVVEKYTDEEFRRNFRLKKATAEMILERFAQSGFYHSNTGRGRRNVPAKEQMYAFIWFSANKNSYREISNLFNLSESSFYKSLNYVLDFFYDLSKSVIRFPESEHEKEKIASDFRGIAGFPNVIGCIDGSYIYIRKPANKIRSTYVNRHDLLSMTLQGICDVNRRFLDVCVGSPSRIHDSRVFSLSPISEEISGICHGKYHLLGDAAYPLREYLLTPFKDYGNLSHKERNYNLKHSQTRVKIENSFSVFKRKISSANKVRLFPC